The Candidatus Manganitrophus noduliformans genome includes a window with the following:
- a CDS encoding hemerythrin domain-containing protein yields MDPFKLLKEDHEKVADLFEELESTTEKAIKKRETLFNKLMTELEIHAQIEEQIFYPALKKANETREVTLEGFEEHKVIKQLLHEMDALSRDSEQWTAKLSVLQENVEHHVEEEEGEMFKSAREAFSKEQLEDLGKRMEAQKKKLAEAA; encoded by the coding sequence ATGGACCCATTTAAACTATTGAAAGAGGATCACGAGAAGGTCGCCGATCTATTCGAAGAGCTGGAGTCAACGACAGAGAAGGCGATCAAAAAACGGGAGACGCTTTTTAATAAGTTGATGACGGAATTGGAGATTCACGCCCAGATCGAGGAGCAGATCTTTTATCCGGCGCTGAAGAAGGCGAATGAAACGCGTGAAGTGACCTTGGAAGGGTTTGAGGAACACAAGGTGATCAAGCAGCTCCTGCACGAGATGGATGCCTTGTCGAGGGACAGCGAGCAGTGGACGGCAAAACTCTCCGTGCTTCAGGAAAACGTGGAGCACCATGTCGAGGAAGAAGAAGGGGAGATGTTCAAAAGCGCGCGGGAGGCCTTCTCCAAAGAGCAGCTGGAAGATCTCGGCAAGCGAATGGAAGCCCAAAAGAAAAAACTGGCGGAAGCGGCCTAG
- the chrA gene encoding chromate efflux transporter, with protein MSQRVAEVAALFLRLGVTAFGGPAAHIALMHDETVKRRQWLSDEEFLDLVGATNLIPGPNSTEMAIHIGFRRAGWPGLIVAGVCFIVPAMLIVLALAWGYVRFGATPQAEGLLYGIKPVVIAIIVQALWSLGQKAVKGPLTLAVGVSVLALYFAGIHEIALLFAGGWVVMLVENARRLRGRSSGALLIPAAAAGLSQVSVPFGLPLMFVTFLKIGAVLYGSGYVLLAFLRADFVVRFGWLTDRQLLDAVAIGQVTPGPIFTTATFIGYLLGDLPGAFLATVGIFLPSFIFVAVSNPLIPRIRNSAWASGLLDGVNVASFGLMAAVTWQLGRASFTDPLTILIALISFGLLVRYRVNSTWLIVGGAILGWMASI; from the coding sequence TTGTCCCAGAGAGTGGCCGAAGTGGCGGCGTTGTTTCTCAGGCTCGGCGTGACCGCCTTCGGCGGCCCCGCGGCCCACATCGCCCTGATGCACGACGAAACGGTGAAGCGGCGCCAATGGCTCAGCGATGAAGAGTTTCTCGATCTGGTCGGCGCGACGAATCTGATTCCCGGCCCGAACTCCACCGAGATGGCGATTCACATCGGTTTTCGTCGGGCCGGGTGGCCGGGGCTGATCGTCGCCGGGGTTTGCTTCATCGTCCCCGCCATGCTCATCGTCCTGGCGCTGGCATGGGGGTATGTCCGGTTCGGCGCCACCCCGCAGGCCGAAGGGCTGCTCTACGGCATCAAGCCGGTCGTGATTGCGATCATCGTTCAGGCCCTTTGGAGCCTGGGACAAAAAGCGGTCAAAGGCCCGCTGACCCTCGCTGTGGGAGTAAGCGTTCTCGCCCTCTACTTTGCGGGCATTCATGAAATCGCCTTGCTCTTTGCCGGCGGATGGGTCGTGATGTTGGTGGAGAATGCTCGGCGGCTTCGCGGCCGGTCGTCGGGTGCCCTGCTGATTCCGGCCGCGGCGGCGGGGTTGTCGCAGGTTTCGGTTCCTTTCGGCCTTCCCTTGATGTTCGTGACGTTCCTCAAGATCGGCGCGGTCCTTTATGGAAGCGGGTATGTTCTCCTCGCGTTCTTGCGCGCCGATTTCGTCGTCCGCTTCGGCTGGCTTACCGATCGGCAATTATTGGATGCCGTCGCGATCGGGCAGGTGACTCCGGGGCCCATTTTCACGACGGCGACGTTCATCGGCTATCTCCTCGGCGATTTGCCGGGAGCCTTTCTGGCGACTGTCGGTATTTTTCTTCCCTCCTTCATTTTCGTTGCCGTTTCAAATCCGTTGATCCCTCGGATACGAAACTCGGCCTGGGCGAGCGGTTTGTTGGACGGCGTCAATGTCGCATCGTTCGGTTTGATGGCCGCGGTGACCTGGCAGTTGGGGCGCGCTTCGTTCACCGATCCCTTGACGATTCTGATCGCCCTGATCTCTTTCGGGTTGCTCGTTCGCTATAGAGTCAATTCGACCTGGCTGATTGTGGGGGGAGCGATCCTCGGGTGGATGGCGTCAATCTAA
- a CDS encoding AI-2E family transporter, translating to MPLAIKTVEIKKTSEPVSSPSTPKPPVLARVGPLGPFPLNLISALVVIFTLRWTREVLIPLVIALFISYFLDPIVARMEKRKISRAVGTAVLLTAIVAGIGSAIYGLGDQADAILEQLPAAAKTFSQSLREGRSDREGTLNKVQKAAAEIEKAAAEAANGAAPQGVKPAPAQAARPGLDLRNYLWVGTVGLVGMALQAVMILFLVYFLLVSGDTFRRRLVKMAGPSFAKKRRTLEILDEINLQMKRFLYVQVITSLWMGVALWLAFRWIGLENAGMWGIAAGILKSIPFLGGTAIIGGTALVGYLQFGTLSMSLLIGGVSMGLKSLEGLLVSPLMTSKAGRIHTVWIFVGIFFWGWIWGVWGLLLGIPIIMVAKAVCDRIEGLRPIGELLGDERRAHSSGGNRNVTP from the coding sequence ATGCCGCTCGCCATTAAAACCGTAGAGATCAAAAAAACATCGGAACCTGTCTCCTCCCCTTCCACGCCCAAACCGCCGGTCCTGGCTCGCGTCGGCCCTCTCGGCCCCTTTCCCCTGAATCTGATTTCCGCGTTGGTGGTGATCTTCACGCTGCGGTGGACGCGGGAGGTCCTCATTCCGCTGGTGATCGCCCTCTTTATCAGCTATTTTCTCGATCCGATCGTCGCCCGGATGGAAAAACGGAAGATTTCCCGCGCGGTCGGGACCGCCGTTTTGCTGACGGCGATCGTCGCGGGAATCGGCTCCGCAATTTACGGATTGGGGGATCAGGCCGATGCGATTTTGGAACAACTCCCTGCGGCGGCGAAAACGTTCAGTCAATCGCTTCGGGAAGGCCGCAGCGACCGGGAAGGGACGCTGAACAAAGTTCAGAAAGCGGCCGCCGAGATCGAGAAGGCGGCGGCCGAAGCAGCCAACGGCGCCGCGCCCCAAGGAGTGAAGCCGGCCCCCGCGCAGGCCGCCCGGCCGGGATTGGATCTCCGCAACTATCTCTGGGTCGGAACGGTCGGCCTCGTCGGGATGGCGCTGCAAGCGGTCATGATCCTCTTCTTGGTCTACTTTCTATTGGTTTCAGGGGATACGTTCAGGCGGAGGCTGGTTAAAATGGCCGGCCCCTCTTTCGCAAAAAAAAGACGGACACTGGAAATCCTCGATGAAATCAACCTGCAGATGAAACGGTTTTTGTACGTGCAGGTAATCACGAGTTTGTGGATGGGGGTCGCCCTCTGGCTGGCCTTTCGGTGGATCGGCCTGGAGAATGCCGGCATGTGGGGAATCGCCGCCGGCATTTTGAAATCGATCCCGTTCCTGGGGGGGACGGCGATCATCGGAGGGACCGCGCTGGTCGGATATCTTCAGTTCGGAACCCTTTCGATGTCGCTGCTGATCGGCGGGGTGTCGATGGGGCTCAAAAGCCTGGAAGGACTTCTCGTGAGTCCCTTGATGACAAGCAAAGCGGGCCGGATCCACACGGTTTGGATCTTTGTCGGCATCTTTTTCTGGGGCTGGATTTGGGGGGTCTGGGGACTGCTCCTCGGCATTCCGATCATCATGGTCGCCAAGGCCGTTTGCGATCGGATCGAGGGCCTCCGGCCGATTGGGGAATTATTAGGAGATGAACGCCGCGCGCATTCGTCAGGGGGCAACCGCAATGTCACCCCCTGA
- a CDS encoding surface-adhesin E family protein, translating into MKVISTGFLALFILLGAFRLNADAAEWTLFVEDQRFKHFYDKQSIFHSPQGLVRVAIKVDPKGKEGRDFLLNVRKQIGMNLEGYENYGFSLTVMEIDCVNDVKRILQSDDYTREGEQLDSVSPQNPKWAAIAPESVHGLYKKALCKK; encoded by the coding sequence ATGAAAGTGATCTCGACAGGGTTTCTCGCCCTTTTTATTTTACTCGGCGCGTTTCGGCTCAACGCCGACGCGGCGGAGTGGACCCTCTTTGTGGAGGATCAGCGATTTAAGCATTTCTATGACAAGCAGAGCATCTTTCACTCTCCTCAGGGGCTCGTTCGCGTTGCGATCAAGGTCGACCCCAAGGGAAAAGAGGGGCGCGACTTTTTGCTGAACGTCAGAAAGCAGATCGGCATGAACCTGGAGGGATATGAGAACTACGGATTCAGCCTCACCGTCATGGAGATCGACTGCGTGAATGATGTAAAGCGCATCCTACAAAGCGACGATTATACCCGCGAAGGGGAGCAGCTTGATTCCGTCTCTCCCCAAAACCCGAAGTGGGCCGCCATCGCCCCCGAATCGGTCCATGGCCTCTACAAAAAGGCACTTTGTAAGAAATAG
- a CDS encoding DUF4157 domain-containing protein, which translates to MQKKNQPPQRAFSNVARSTPSANHPKPPSLHRQRTVGNQAVQRLQAKLTISSPGDLYEQEADRIAERVMRTPAPQLQRACACGASCPKCQTKPLQTKRIESGRSEQTTAPPVVHDALRSSGQPLDPAIRAFMEPRFGHDFSQVRIHTDPKAATSSQSIQALAYTAGRDIVFAADQYSPHSERGKRLLAHELAHVVQQGEGRPVDRISRFSDTDHHILEEAALELTKLTPGDIKQIHAGNVKRDYSQTGAVANLLLLCDANAYGGYKAEEHFDNYQWNEQLQKWQSKKNPDAFGKKSPISYIDEELVRFADALPDPTAFEHVGNAFHTIEDFFAHSNFVELIHGDFRFGRKLVTGGGGSGDTSVLRILESVSSEETAPFYGQQAAQETAKSPPHAHARMAKDYKSNPYYMQAVVLAALVIKEIGAEISVVRDLTAKDARVKQVREVIMAKVKRFLRPPEESDKWWEGLRASGGKEMEKSIKEKMAKTPVTKNQCILSPLRSIEASKNSNLKLFGPAIPIETKRGHVWVQVGTGFSAPPAFKGPSGAVEPRSFDFVPVGVQITGTFDLLK; encoded by the coding sequence ATGCAAAAAAAGAATCAACCCCCGCAGCGGGCATTCTCCAACGTCGCGCGATCGACTCCTTCAGCAAATCACCCAAAACCTCCATCGCTTCATCGGCAGCGCACCGTCGGAAATCAAGCCGTTCAGCGGCTTCAAGCAAAGTTAACGATCAGCTCCCCCGGAGACCTCTACGAACAGGAAGCCGACCGCATCGCCGAACGGGTGATGCGCACCCCTGCGCCGCAACTCCAGCGCGCCTGCGCTTGCGGGGCGAGCTGTCCCAAGTGTCAAACGAAACCATTGCAGACGAAGCGGATCGAATCGGGCCGCTCGGAACAGACCACGGCGCCGCCGGTCGTCCACGATGCGCTGCGCTCCTCCGGCCAGCCGCTCGACCCCGCCATCCGCGCCTTCATGGAGCCCCGCTTCGGCCATGACTTCAGCCAAGTCCGAATCCACACCGATCCCAAAGCGGCAACCTCCTCCCAATCGATCCAGGCGCTGGCGTATACCGCCGGCCGCGACATCGTCTTCGCCGCCGATCAATATTCGCCTCATTCGGAGCGCGGCAAGCGACTGCTGGCCCATGAGCTGGCGCACGTCGTCCAGCAGGGGGAGGGGCGACCGGTTGATCGGATTTCCCGGTTTTCAGACACCGACCATCATATTCTCGAAGAGGCGGCGTTGGAGCTGACCAAGCTGACGCCGGGCGACATTAAGCAGATCCACGCCGGAAACGTCAAACGGGACTACAGCCAAACGGGGGCGGTCGCCAATCTTCTTCTGTTGTGCGATGCAAACGCCTACGGCGGCTACAAAGCCGAAGAGCATTTCGACAACTATCAGTGGAATGAGCAGTTGCAAAAGTGGCAATCGAAGAAGAACCCGGACGCATTCGGCAAGAAAAGCCCGATCTCTTATATCGACGAAGAGCTGGTCCGGTTTGCCGACGCATTGCCTGATCCGACGGCCTTTGAGCATGTCGGGAATGCGTTCCATACAATCGAAGATTTCTTCGCGCACTCCAACTTCGTCGAGCTGATCCACGGCGATTTCCGGTTCGGCCGAAAGCTCGTGACCGGCGGGGGAGGATCAGGGGACACTTCCGTTCTAAGAATTTTGGAATCGGTCAGCAGCGAAGAGACCGCCCCTTTTTACGGTCAACAAGCGGCACAAGAGACGGCCAAATCGCCCCCGCACGCGCACGCGCGAATGGCCAAAGATTACAAGTCAAATCCATATTACATGCAGGCAGTGGTGCTGGCGGCTCTGGTCATCAAAGAGATCGGAGCGGAGATCAGCGTCGTCCGGGATTTGACGGCGAAAGACGCCCGAGTGAAACAGGTGCGCGAAGTCATCATGGCCAAGGTGAAGCGATTCCTTCGCCCGCCGGAGGAGAGCGATAAGTGGTGGGAAGGGCTTCGCGCTTCGGGCGGGAAGGAGATGGAAAAATCGATCAAAGAAAAAATGGCGAAAACACCGGTCACGAAGAACCAGTGTATCTTAAGCCCGCTGAGATCGATCGAGGCGAGCAAGAATTCCAATCTCAAATTATTCGGGCCGGCGATTCCGATCGAAACAAAACGGGGCCATGTCTGGGTGCAGGTCGGGACCGGATTTTCAGCGCCCCCCGCGTTTAAAGGACCGTCCGGCGCGGTGGAGCCGCGAAGCTTCGATTTCGTACCGGTGGGGGTGCAGATCACAGGGACGTTTGACCTGCTCAAGTAA
- a CDS encoding Ig-like domain-containing protein has translation MKLNEPLFSDGKVGRSIRFGKGIGYGLAILFCLVLSACGGDGTEDLNGPRVMETNPAPEATGVPLSAPIEATLSNRVDPATVNNDTFIITGVSGEVSYQNGKAVFTPSIPLSDGTTYHAVLTTGIRDLDGVPLPENFIWSFTTGGAGGGGPDQTPPEIVSTAPEEGATNVAIDAPVRVVFSESIRPETLRTDTFFIRGVPGEIRYDESTRTATLQPLTPLALQARYEVTVTNQITDRAGNPLPAAQSWSFTTASLLDLSPPSILSTAPGDGETGVAVNTSIQAVFNEEIDGQSLSSNFVLQGPGGGEIASSIRYDSRTATLTPSAALQPETTYQAVVRRGVSDLSGNALAADVRWSFTTAQTNPPPPPAEDRTRPTVIDRQPTGIDIPLSSLVTVRFSEAIRPETLAGNFIITTRGRAISAEIGYHAASRTATMIPSRLRHGTTYTVVLTHDIRDLAGNRLEHTSWTFRTANRSDNDDDDD, from the coding sequence ATGAAACTCAACGAACCCCTTTTTTCAGATGGCAAGGTCGGCCGATCGATCCGCTTTGGGAAAGGGATCGGATACGGTCTGGCGATTCTCTTCTGTCTTGTACTGTCTGCATGCGGAGGAGACGGAACGGAGGATCTCAACGGGCCCCGGGTGATGGAGACCAATCCTGCACCCGAAGCGACCGGCGTTCCCCTTTCGGCCCCGATCGAGGCCACCCTCTCCAATCGCGTCGACCCCGCCACGGTCAACAATGACACCTTTATCATCACAGGCGTTTCGGGAGAGGTGAGCTACCAAAATGGAAAGGCTGTCTTCACCCCGTCCATTCCGCTCTCCGACGGAACCACCTACCATGCGGTTCTGACCACGGGGATCAGAGATCTCGACGGCGTTCCGCTTCCGGAGAATTTTATCTGGTCTTTCACCACGGGAGGCGCCGGCGGCGGGGGACCGGATCAGACCCCGCCTGAAATCGTCTCAACCGCTCCGGAGGAAGGGGCGACGAACGTAGCGATCGATGCGCCGGTCCGGGTGGTTTTCTCCGAATCGATCCGTCCCGAGACCCTTCGGACCGATACCTTTTTCATCCGGGGGGTTCCCGGCGAGATCCGCTACGACGAGTCGACGCGCACCGCCACGCTGCAGCCGCTGACGCCGCTCGCGCTCCAGGCCCGATACGAGGTGACGGTGACCAACCAGATCACCGACCGGGCCGGCAATCCCCTGCCCGCCGCGCAATCATGGTCCTTCACCACCGCCTCCCTTCTCGATCTGTCGCCGCCGTCGATCCTTTCGACCGCCCCCGGAGACGGAGAAACCGGCGTTGCGGTGAACACTTCCATTCAAGCGGTTTTCAATGAAGAAATCGACGGACAAAGCCTTTCGTCCAACTTTGTTCTGCAAGGCCCGGGCGGAGGAGAGATCGCTTCGTCGATCCGCTACGATTCGCGGACCGCAACCCTCACCCCCAGCGCGGCGCTTCAACCGGAGACAACCTACCAGGCGGTCGTCCGGAGGGGGGTCTCCGATCTCAGCGGCAACGCGCTCGCAGCCGACGTTCGATGGTCGTTCACCACCGCGCAGACGAATCCTCCGCCCCCGCCGGCGGAAGACCGGACCCGGCCGACGGTGATTGACCGGCAGCCGACCGGGATCGATATCCCCCTTTCAAGTCTCGTTACCGTCCGGTTCAGCGAGGCGATCCGGCCCGAGACACTGGCGGGCAACTTCATCATCACTACGCGGGGGAGAGCGATTTCCGCCGAGATCGGGTACCATGCCGCCTCACGGACGGCGACGATGATCCCCTCCCGGTTAAGACACGGCACCACCTACACCGTGGTCCTGACGCACGATATCAGAGACTTGGCCGGAAATCGCCTCGAACATACCAGTTGGACCTTTCGGACTGCGAATCGTTCCGACAACGATGATGACGACGATTGA
- a CDS encoding DNA-3-methyladenine glycosylase, giving the protein MQKLTRAFYDRDAVTVARDLLGKYLVHLSDGVERIGRIVEVEAYLGPHDLASHSSKGRTERTKIMFGPPGHAYVYMIYGIYDCMNVVTEREGHASAVLIRAVEPVKNIEGRTQGPGLLCRAMRIDRRLNGHDLVSDHFYIAAVPEEKPRVIVKRPRVGVDYARHWARRLLRFYIKGNPFVSKP; this is encoded by the coding sequence ATGCAAAAGCTGACACGCGCATTTTATGATCGAGATGCCGTCACCGTCGCAAGAGATCTTCTTGGAAAATACCTCGTTCACCTATCGGACGGCGTGGAGCGGATCGGGCGGATCGTAGAGGTCGAAGCGTATCTCGGCCCGCACGATCTTGCCTCGCACTCCTCCAAAGGGCGGACGGAACGGACGAAGATCATGTTCGGTCCCCCCGGCCACGCTTATGTCTATATGATCTACGGAATCTACGACTGCATGAACGTCGTGACCGAGCGGGAAGGCCATGCCTCCGCCGTGTTGATACGCGCCGTCGAACCGGTGAAAAATATCGAGGGGCGAACTCAAGGCCCCGGCCTCCTCTGCCGGGCGATGCGGATCGACCGCCGCCTCAACGGGCACGACCTGGTGAGCGATCATTTTTATATCGCTGCGGTACCGGAGGAGAAACCTCGGGTGATTGTGAAGCGGCCCCGCGTTGGCGTCGATTACGCGCGGCACTGGGCGAGGCGGCTTTTACGGTTTTATATCAAAGGCAATCCATTTGTATCGAAGCCTTAG
- a CDS encoding agmatinase family protein gives MMMANQKDKEQKSKEEKQPEEIRGVKTQDLQGEKAKRHEKELTDEMLKKEQERAHKHGLEPAESIEKPEEASTFVRGELPHFAGINTFLKAPFLEDINQVGEHEVAVIGCPLDTGTTYRPGPRFGPEGMRRISGLYTPYYYELGIDLREQLDIVDVGDIFITPANIEKAFDQITKAVEYVRGQGVFPVILGGDHSIGFPTARGIMNAFGRKIGIIHFDRHIDTQRKDLDERMHTTPFYWAAHEKHFDMGNLVQIGIGGWQVPRPGVEEGRKQGSLVITVEDMERLGIEKTAEMALETAWSNGAEGVYLSFDIDSIDPGFCPATGWPEPGGLYPREALALVKRFANEGLLGMEIVEVSPPFDVSDITSLMGVRLICDVLAAQVVAGKLGRTRAGEPQTEKARQTDQRKAA, from the coding sequence ATGATGATGGCAAACCAAAAGGATAAAGAACAGAAGAGTAAGGAGGAGAAACAGCCGGAAGAAATAAGGGGGGTCAAGACACAAGATCTGCAAGGCGAAAAGGCCAAGCGGCACGAGAAAGAGCTAACAGATGAAATGCTGAAGAAAGAGCAGGAGCGCGCCCACAAGCATGGACTGGAACCGGCAGAGTCGATCGAGAAGCCGGAGGAAGCGAGCACATTCGTTCGGGGTGAGCTCCCCCACTTCGCGGGGATCAACACCTTCCTCAAAGCCCCTTTCTTGGAAGACATCAACCAGGTGGGAGAGCACGAGGTTGCCGTAATCGGCTGCCCGTTGGATACCGGCACCACCTATCGTCCTGGACCGCGCTTCGGTCCCGAAGGGATGCGCCGCATCTCCGGGCTTTACACCCCCTATTACTATGAGCTGGGGATCGATCTGCGGGAGCAACTCGATATCGTGGACGTCGGCGATATCTTTATCACGCCAGCCAATATCGAGAAGGCATTCGATCAAATCACCAAAGCGGTCGAATATGTCCGGGGTCAAGGAGTTTTCCCCGTCATTCTCGGCGGCGATCACTCGATCGGATTTCCAACTGCGCGGGGGATCATGAACGCCTTCGGCAGAAAGATCGGCATCATACACTTCGATCGCCACATAGACACACAGCGTAAGGATCTCGACGAGCGGATGCATACCACCCCCTTCTACTGGGCCGCCCACGAGAAACATTTCGACATGGGAAATCTGGTGCAGATCGGCATCGGCGGTTGGCAGGTGCCGCGTCCCGGCGTGGAAGAGGGCCGCAAGCAAGGCTCGCTGGTCATCACCGTGGAAGACATGGAGCGTCTCGGCATCGAGAAGACGGCCGAAATGGCGCTGGAGACAGCCTGGAGTAATGGCGCGGAAGGGGTCTATCTCTCCTTCGATATCGACTCTATCGATCCAGGCTTCTGCCCGGCGACCGGCTGGCCGGAACCGGGAGGTTTGTATCCTCGTGAAGCGCTGGCGCTCGTGAAGCGTTTTGCGAACGAAGGGCTGCTCGGCATGGAGATCGTCGAAGTCTCACCGCCATTCGACGTGTCGGATATCACATCGCTGATGGGGGTGCGGCTGATTTGCGATGTCTTGGCCGCTCAGGTGGTTGCGGGTAAATTGGGCCGCACCCGCGCTGGAGAGCCGCAGACAGAAAAAGCGCGGCAAACCGATCAGCGTAAGGCGGCATAA
- a CDS encoding TolB family protein has translation MQGNEISFCPSISDDGRYVSFISYSTNLVPGDTNGSPDIFVHDRQTGSTRRVSVDSRGVEGNLPSIDAKISGNGRIVAFYSEASNLVAGDTNRVGDLFAHDLQTGTTTRVSIRSNGAQGNRISYDARISRDGRFVAFDSDATNLVEGDTNGQGDIFVHDRQTGTTTRPSTDRSGVEGNNGSHASRISGDGQFIAFDSEASNLVPGDTNRETDVFIASLP, from the coding sequence GTGCAGGGGAACGAGATCAGCTTCTGCCCTTCGATCAGCGATGACGGCCGTTACGTCTCCTTCATTTCCTATTCGACCAATCTGGTCCCGGGGGACACGAACGGCTCCCCCGATATCTTCGTCCATGACCGTCAGACGGGGAGCACCCGGCGCGTGAGCGTCGACTCCCGCGGCGTGGAAGGAAACCTGCCGAGCATCGACGCCAAGATCAGCGGGAACGGCCGGATCGTCGCCTTCTACTCCGAGGCTTCCAACCTGGTCGCGGGCGATACAAACCGGGTCGGAGACCTCTTTGCCCATGACCTTCAAACCGGGACGACCACGCGTGTGAGCATCCGTTCAAACGGCGCGCAGGGGAACCGGATCAGCTACGATGCCCGGATCAGCCGCGACGGGCGCTTCGTCGCCTTCGACTCCGATGCAACGAATCTGGTCGAGGGGGACACCAACGGACAGGGAGACATTTTCGTTCACGACCGGCAGACGGGAACCACCACTCGGCCCAGCACCGATCGGAGCGGCGTCGAAGGGAACAACGGCAGCCATGCCAGCCGGATCAGCGGCGACGGCCAATTCATCGCGTTCGATTCGGAGGCAAGCAACCTGGTCCCGGGCGATACGAACCGAGAGACGGACGTCTTCATCGCCTCGCTTCCATGA
- a CDS encoding ankyrin repeat domain-containing protein — protein MFAALFIANGADPVRGDDDLNQRLVAAASNGNTARIVELLREGADVNARGARGRTPVMAAAYGNHVETVAALIEAGADVNLRDDILNNPFLLAGAEGLLDILKLTVKAGADPKLTNRFGGTALIPAAERGHVEVVKYLLAHTNIDINHVNNLGWTALLEAIVLSDGGPTHQEIVMLLIRHGANVNIPDRAGRTPLRHARERGYKKIQALLEAAGARP, from the coding sequence GTGTTCGCCGCGCTCTTTATCGCAAATGGCGCTGATCCGGTCCGAGGCGATGACGACCTCAATCAACGGCTCGTCGCCGCCGCCTCGAACGGCAACACGGCCCGGATCGTCGAGCTTCTTCGGGAAGGGGCCGACGTCAACGCCCGCGGCGCGCGGGGACGCACACCGGTCATGGCCGCCGCCTATGGAAATCACGTCGAGACGGTGGCTGCCCTCATCGAGGCAGGGGCCGACGTCAACCTCCGCGACGACATCCTGAACAATCCTTTTCTCCTGGCAGGAGCGGAAGGCCTCCTCGATATCCTCAAGCTCACCGTCAAGGCAGGCGCCGATCCGAAGCTGACGAACCGCTTCGGCGGGACGGCGCTGATTCCCGCCGCGGAGCGGGGTCACGTCGAAGTGGTGAAATATCTGCTGGCCCATACCAACATCGACATCAATCACGTGAACAATTTGGGATGGACCGCGCTGCTGGAAGCGATCGTTTTGTCCGACGGCGGCCCGACGCATCAGGAAATTGTCATGCTGCTGATCCGACACGGGGCGAACGTCAACATTCCCGACCGCGCAGGCCGCACCCCGCTTCGTCACGCCAGGGAGCGCGGCTACAAAAAGATCCAAGCGCTCCTGGAGGCCGCAGGCGCCCGCCCGTAG
- a CDS encoding phosphatase PAP2 family protein, translated as MSFSGCGTLPNGRGWGEDATLFPDGERVKKAAVNALKDPDTWVPAAGAGVFSIGDWDKRVSEWAYEKTPVFGSEENAQKASDYLLMATAAGAVGSSLFTPSGDDPGRWALWKLKGLSVGGAAFWATSQTTAGLKSATGRERPNGLSDKSFPSAHSAHAFSFTKLSLRNLESLPLSRRERLYLGVGLRTTAALTAWARVESHMHYPRDILAGAALASFITGFIHDAFLGLDEKRSVELAVAPGEHGLFYLLRFKF; from the coding sequence GTGAGTTTTTCCGGCTGCGGCACCTTGCCGAACGGGCGGGGCTGGGGGGAGGATGCAACCCTCTTCCCGGACGGCGAACGGGTTAAGAAGGCCGCCGTCAATGCGCTGAAAGATCCGGACACCTGGGTTCCGGCCGCCGGGGCTGGCGTCTTCAGCATCGGCGACTGGGATAAACGGGTGTCGGAGTGGGCCTACGAGAAGACCCCCGTCTTCGGTTCCGAAGAGAATGCACAAAAGGCGAGTGATTACCTTCTGATGGCGACGGCCGCGGGAGCGGTCGGATCTTCGTTATTCACTCCCAGCGGGGATGATCCGGGGAGGTGGGCGCTCTGGAAGCTGAAAGGGTTGTCGGTCGGCGGGGCCGCGTTTTGGGCGACCTCCCAGACGACGGCGGGCCTAAAGAGTGCGACGGGACGGGAGCGACCGAACGGACTGAGCGATAAAAGTTTCCCATCTGCGCACAGCGCGCATGCTTTTTCTTTTACAAAATTATCACTCCGCAATCTGGAATCGCTTCCCCTCTCCCGCCGAGAGCGGCTCTATTTGGGGGTCGGGTTGAGGACCACCGCCGCCTTGACGGCGTGGGCGCGGGTGGAGAGCCACATGCATTATCCGAGAGATATCCTGGCTGGCGCCGCGCTCGCTTCATTTATCACCGGGTTCATCCACGACGCCTTTCTCGGGCTGGACGAGAAGCGATCGGTGGAGCTGGCGGTTGCCCCGGGGGAGCATGGCCTCTTTTATCTGCTCCGCTTCAAATTCTGA